In Betaproteobacteria bacterium, the genomic window CGGACACCATCGGCGTCGGTACGCCGGGCAAGACGCGGGCAGTTTTCGACGCGGTGGGGCGCCATGTTCCGATCGAAAAGCTCGCCGGGCACTTCCACGATACCTACGGCCAAGCGCTCGCCAACACCTACGCCGCGATGGAATGCGGCGTCGCCGTGTTCGACAGCTCGGTGGCCGGTCTCGGCGGCTGTCCCTATGCCAAGGGCGCGACCGGCAACCTCGCCACCGAGGACCTGCTCTACATGCTGCAGGGGCTGGATATCGAGACCGGCGTCGACATGGAAAAGCTGGTCGAGGCCGGTCGATTCATCTGCGATCATCTCGGCCGACCCACCGGCTCGCGCGTGGCTCGCGCGCTGGCTGCGAAGGCCGCCTGAGGCGACCGACCACGTCGTTCCCGGAAGTCGCCGTCGGACCACCCCGTCCGCGACTCGGTCGCGTCCCGCCCCTCCTTGTCAGGAGGGGAACGTTTGGACCCTCCCCGCCTCATCCTCGTGAGAGACTGGGAAGCAGCACGCGCTCCCCTCCTCGTCGAAGCACGCGCTCCCCTCCTCGTCGAGGAGGGGCGGGACGCGACCGCGTCGCGGACGGGGTGGTCGGCTGCGACGTCAGACCACACCTCCCCCGAGACAGGTGGTGTGGTTGACGTGTTTCTCAGAAGAGCTCGGTCACGGCATGCAGCAGCAGACCGACCAACCCGCCGACCAGCGTGCCGTTGATGCGGATGTACTGCAGGTCCTTGCCGATTTCGAGCTCCATCTTCTGCGTGACTTCGCGCGTGTCCCAACCGCGCACCACTTCGGTGATGAGGCCCGAAACCTGGTGGCGGTGACGCACCACCGAGCGCTCCACGGTATGCAGAATCCAGGCATTGAGCTTCGCCTGCAGTGCCTCGTCCTCGGCGAGACCCGTCCCGAGCTTGCGCACGATCTCGCAAATGTGCCCGCGAATGAGCGAGTGCTCGGCCGCAACGTCGGCCTTGAGCCGCTCCCGAATATCCTCCCACACGACCTGGTAGTACTTCTCGCGTTCCAGGTGCGTCAGCAGCTCCTGCTTGAGCGCTTCGGCATGCATGCGGTATTCCGGCGAAGTGGCGAGCTTGTCGATGAACTGTTCGGTCGCGACATCGAATTGGCGCCGGATATCGTGCCCGGGGTTCTGCGCCACTTCGTGCGAAAGTGCGATGATGCCGGCGATGAACTTGGACACGACGTAGCGATCGAAAACGCGCGGCGTGTATTTCGAGGCAGCGCTGAATTTTTCCGTGAGCATCGCCTCGTTCGCGGCCAGCCAGCTTTCCATCGAGCGCAGCGCACGATCGAGCAGCGCCTGATGACGTCCGCCGGCAGTCAGCGTCCCCAGCATGCCGCTCGCCATGTCCGCCACGTCGATCTTGCGGATCTGCGAGCTGATGGCACGGTCGAACAGGCGCTTCACGTCCTCGTCGCCCAGGGCGTTCAGCATGCCGGGTATGAACGTGCACAGACGGGCCGCGATGTCCTCCGCGTTCTCCGGGCGCGCCAGCCAGCGCGCGCCTTCGAGGCTCAAGTTTCGCTCCTCGAGCTTGCGCACGACGTTCTCCGCGGTGAGGAAGTTGTGCTCGACGAAATGACCGAGGCTCTCGCCGATCCGATCCTTGTTTTGAGGCACGATCGCGGTGTGCGGCAACGGCAGTCCGAGCGGATGATGAAACAGGGCGACCACCGCGAACCAATCGGCAATCGCGCCCACGGTGGCCGCAGCCGCGAACGCCTGCACCCACTTGAGCCATGGATGCCAATCTTCGAACGCCACACTGAGCGCGAGCAGCACCAGCATGGCGACGAGCAGCGCGGTGGCAAGGCGCTGCATCCCGCGCAGCCGCGCCAGTTTCTCTTCGGTAAGCGGATCGTTCATGAAGCGGCTCCGTCGCGTATGATAGCAACGCTCACTTCACACACACGCAGGCGCAGAACGAGGAAACGAAATGCCGCTGCCGAAAGCAACCGCACGCAAGCTCATGCATACCCGCAGCATCGACTGCCGCGGCTACGAGCGCGACGACGGCCTCTGGGACATCGAAGGCCATCTCACCGACATGAAGTCCTATACCTGGAAGGATCGCGGCGGCGCGACGGCGCTCGCCGCCGGCGAGCCCGCCCATGACATGTGGCTCCGCATCACCATCGACATCGACATGCACATTCACGACGCGGTCGCGGTCACCGACGCCGGCCCGTTCGCCCCGTGCGGCGACATCACGCCCAAGTTCGCGGCGCTCAAGGGCAAGCGCATCGGGCGCGGCTGGCTGAAGGAATTGCGCGACGCGATCGGCGGGCCCAACGGCTGCACCCACCAGTGGGAGCTCCTGGGACGCATCGCGACGGTGGCGTACCAGACGACCAACGTGGCGCGCCGGCGCCGCCCGCGCCAGCCGGGGGAGATACCCTTCGTCTTCAATACCTGCCACATGTATACGCCGACGAGCCCCGAGACGCTCAAGCGCTGGCCCGATCTGTACACGGGCCCGCGTGCGCGCAAAGGCCAGGCGGATCAAACCGCTTGAGCCGCACGGCCCCATCGCTCTTGCCATCGCGCCCAAGCTGACCGAGCGGCTCGGCCAGCAAGTGATCGTCGAGCATCGCGCTACAACGCACCGTGTTGCCTGAGCAGCGCGGCGACGGCCTCGGCGATGCGCCGATAGCCGTTGGCGTTGGGATGGATCGGGTCCGACTTGAGCCCGGGATCGCGCAGCACGGTGTTGATCGCCTCGCCCTCGTACACCAGGCCGTATTCGTCCGCGAGGTCGGCATAAAAGGTCGCCGATCCGCCGAACAGCGCCGGCCGCGGCACCCCGAGCAGCACGACCGCCGTGCCGCGGCTTCCCGCCGCTGCAATCATCGCGCGCAAATTGGCGACGATGGTTGCGTCGTTCACCCGCCGCAGCATGTCGTTGCCGCCCAGGCACAACAGCACGATCTTCGGCCGGTGCGTATCGAGCGCCTGGCTCAACCGGCGCAAGCCCTGGGCCGTCACCTCGCCCGGCACGCCGGCGCGCACCACCTTGCGCTTGATGAGCGCGGCGAGCACGTCGGGATAGCTCTCCTCGTCGCGTGCGCCGGTGCCGAAAGTGAGACTGTCGCCGAATGCGAGCACCACGTCGTCGGGCCCGAGCTGCGGCAGTTTCGGTTCCTTGCCACCGCAGGCAGCCAACGCCAGCAGCACGCACAACACGGCCGCGCAGCGTCCGATCCAGGACCCGGGCAAGCGCATCATCGCTTCAGCCTTCGCCAGTCGCGCAGGATCTCGCGCGCCGCATTCATGCCGGGCAGACCCGTGACGCCGCCCCCGGGATGGGTGCCGGCGCCGCACATGTAAAGTCCCGCGATCGGTCCGCGATAGGCGCCGTAGCCGAGCACCGGCCGCGCCGCCCACAGCTGGTCGAGCGTCAATGCGCCGTGAAAAATATCGCCGCCCACGAGCCCGAAGCGCCGCTCCAGGTCCAGGGGCGAGAGCGCGCTGCGCGCGATCACGGAGCCGCGGAAGTTCGGCGCGTAGCGCGTCACGGTATCGATCACGAGGTCGGCGGCCCGATCGCGTTCGGCATCCCAGTCGCGCCCGTCCGGCAGTTGCGGCGCGAAGTGCTGGCAGAAAAGACTCGCCACATGACGGCCCTCGGGGGCGAGGCTCGTATCCAGCGTGCTCGGTATCAGCATCTCGACCACCGGTTGCCGCGACCAGCCTTGCGCGCGCGCATCTGCATAAGCCTGCTCCATGTACGCAAGCGAAGGCGCCATGATGATGCCGGCGCCATGATGCGGGCCGGGCTGTGGGGCGCACTCGAAGCGCGGCAGCTCGGACAGTGCGACATTCATGCGAAACGTGGCCGAAGCACACTTATAGGCGCGCATGCGGCGCAGGAAGTCGGCATCGAGCAGGGCCGGATCGAGCAGCTGCAGGTAGAGCAGCCGCGGATTGAGGTTGGAGATCACGCAGCGCGCCTCGAACTCACGGCCATCATCGAGCGCGATGCCGCATGCCCGATCGCGCACCACGTTGACTTTTGCAACCGGCGTCCCGGTGAAAATCGCGACACCGAGTCGTTCGGCTTCCCGGCGCATCGCTTGCGTGATTGCCCCCATCCCGCCGATCGCATGACCCCAGGCGCCGCGCACGCCGTTCACTTCGCCGAATACGTGATGCAACAGCACGTACGCGGTTCCGGGGGCATAGGGGCTGGCGAAATTGCCGACGATCGCGTCGAAACCGAAGCACGCCTTGAGTGGCGCACCCTCGAACCACGCGTCGAGCAGGTCCCCGGCACTCTTGGTGAAGAGATCCAGCAGGTCGCGCCGCGCCGGCATGTCGAGCCCTCGCAGCTCATAGGCGGTGCGAAGCCCGGCCACCAGGTCGGCAAACCCGCCGCCCACGTTCGGCGGCGTCCGGACCGCAAGGCTGCGTAGCGTATCGGCCACGCGGCCCAGCATTGTCTGGTAGGCCGGCAATCGCTCGGCATCGCGCGACGAAAATCGGGCGACCTCGGCACGCACATCGGCATCGGTTGGCCCCATGCGCAGGCAATCGCCGTTGGCCAGCGGCAGAAAATTCGCCATCGGCCGCTGCACGATGTGAAGCCCATGCTGATCGAGGCTCAAGTCCCGGATGACCTTGGGGTGCAGCAGGCTGACGGTATAGGCGGCAACCGAATTGCGAAATCCGGGATGGAACTCCTCGGTGATCGCAGCGCCACCGACCTCCGGGGCACGCTCGAACAGGCCGACTTTCAGGCCCGCTTGCGCGAGATAACACGCACAGGTGAGGCCGTTATGCCCGCCGCCGATCACGATTGCGTCGAATTGCGAGGTCTCACCCATTCGTTTCGCGCCCGAGGCGCTTGTCGAGCCCGATGTTTTCGGATTCTAATGCGTCGATCCGGGTCTAAACGCCATGCGAATCTTCGCCACTTACCTGAGCATCCTTCTCGTCGCGTTGCTCGCTGCGTGCGCCACCACCACCAGTGTGGTCATGCTCGACCCGGACAAGCAGTATCCGCCCACCAAGTCGGTGCAGATCCTGCTCAAACCGCCGGACCGGCCCTATGTCGAGATCGCGAAACTGGAGTCGCAGGGCATTCCCGGCGAACCGGAGCCCTCGGTGCTGGAGGATGCGCGCGAGCGTGCAGCAAAGATCGGGGCGGACGCGATCATCGTGCAGGAAAGCAACAGCGTCTATCAGCCGCCGGTCGTCATGTACGATCCGTGGCCGGCGTATCTGCCCTGGTATTACGATCGCTGGTACGGCTACGGCTATCCGTACTGGTACTACCCGTCGCCGTTCGCGTTCGGGCCGTATACGCATACGCTGCCCGGCGGCAACGCCTACACCGTGCGCTCGATCGCGATCAAATTCAAGTAAGACGTGCGATCCCGTCCGACGCGCTTGTCAGCCGAATTCCGACACGAAACAGGGAACAGAGGGAAGGAAGCCCTCGGCGCGCGCGTTGCGCGCCGGTCGTGCGCGGTGCCGCGTTTCAGTGCGCGATGCTGTCGGAATACGCTTCGCTGCGCGAGACTTGCGCCGCGGCTTGCTCGCGCGTGTAGAAACGGCTGTCCAGCGTGAATCCCGAAATCACGGTGCCCACCACTTGCGACGGGCGTCCGTACCGATCGCGGGCGACCACCAATTCGTCCGGCAATCCGTCGAGGACATGAAACGCCGCCGGGCGGCCGTCGGCAAACGTGCAGCCATAGACCTTGCCTGTGCGCGTATCCATGAACGCCGGGACGAATCCGAGGTGCCGATTCTCGCTGCTCACGCCGCCGGTTCCCCGATGCGCGGCTTGCTCCAGCTCCAGGTACCGCTTGCTCAACGTCAACATGTAACAACGCTCCTGTGTCGCGCCGACGCTACTAAACCGATGCCTGCTGCCATTATCGGCGCGCCGGCGTCAAGGTGAAGGCTTGTTCAATGCCCATACTCGACGCCATTTCGAAACATGCTGCACAACGACCCATACGAGTGTCAATAAAGTCCGATCCACGATTGCCCCAGCCGAAGCCGGTTGTGGCATTCCTGCGTCGTTTCTCTTGGACGTGACAAAGCGAATAGCGTACCCGCTCACGCAGCACAGTCGCACGCGGGCGCAACTACGCCGATGTAGCGACGAGCACAACGTGGGATCGGGAGCTGCGCGGCGAGCAACTGTAAGATCAATCGACACTCACTCCGGCCGCACGCGCGATGGCAACGAGACCCGCACGCGCCGCCAACATGTCGTCGAGCGTTCCGAATGCGTTGGTGTAGTGACCGCTGAAGCCGGCGGCTTCGATGCGCTCGAACATCCGGCCGAAATCGAGATCGCCCTGCCCGGGCAGCAGGTGAACCTCATGGCCGTTGCGGAAGCAATCGGCCAGGCGCACCTCTCCGACGCGACGGAAATCCAGTGCATCGACGAATCCGTCGACGCCTTCGGACACCAGGTGCGCATGATTGACGGTGAACGACAAGCGAAAGCTCGGCGAATCGATCCGCTCGTAGTAGTAGCGCCATTCCTCGAGCGTGTGCGCGAGGTAATGCACCTCGGCGGCCTGTGGCTCCTTGTTGAGATTCTCGAGATACAGGATCGCCCCGCTCTGCTCGGCAGCGGCCACGATGCGCCGGATGCGCTCCAGGCCCGCCTGCATGCGCACTTCCTTGTCGTCGGTGAAGTGATAGCCGGCGTGGATCACGACCCAGCGCGCATCCAGCAGGCGGTACGCATCGAGATACGCGTGCAGGTAACGGTCGACCGCGTCGGCCATCACCGGCGCGTACTCTGCGACGTTCACCGCCGAAGACGTGTGCAGGCCGAGCGCAATGCGGTGGCGTTGGCAGGCCGCACGTACGGCAGACGCCCGGGCTTCGTCGAAGCGCTCCATCGCGTTTTCGCCGGCGTCCAACTGCACGTCGATGAAGCGCACGCCGTGCCGCGCCGCGAGCTCGATGCCCTCTTCCAGTCGAATCTTGCGGCTCAGGTCGATTCCGATGCGATCGAGAAGTGCCATGGCAGCCCACCTTGGAAGGTTTGAATTTGTCTTCCCTCTCCCTTTGGGAGAGGGATCGAGGGTGAGGGAAAATTATGCGCCGTGCGCACCACATCCCTCACCCCCAGCCCCTCTCCCGGGGGGAGAGGGGAGCTTCGAACGCTTAACAGTGCGTGCTTGCCGGCAAGCGGAAGCTCGCGCGCTCGTGCTGGTCGAGCTGGCCCAGCAATCCGGTTTCCCATTCGAGGTAGGCGCGCGCGGCGGCCTTGTTGCCTTCATGGCGATCGTGGACGAAGAAGAGAAAGTCGATCCGCTCGGAATCCGCGGGTTGATCGGGCGTGGCGAGCATGGCAAGGCCGGCCACCTCGCAAGCCGACAGGCCGCCTTCGACGACCCGCACGTCGGTGGCACCGGCGTCGAGCAGGTCGATGGCGGCAAGCTGGGCGACGCGCGCATCGTCCGCGAGCAGCGCGATCGGCTTGTCGGCCGCGGCAAAGTAAGCGGCCACCGGCCGGATGCTCCACACGGCGCCCTCGACATGCGACTTGCGATATGCCGCGCTGGCGCGCAAATCGAGCAAACAGCCACTGCGCAAGAATGGCAACAGCGCCGAGGGCGGCAGCGAGCGCAAGGCAGGAAGGCGCGGTTGCGGTCCGGACGGCACGTTCAACCTGGCTCCAGCACCCTGGCGCAGGACATGCACCTCATGGCCCATCTGCGCAAGCCAGCTGGCACAAACGGGCGCGCGCACCAGATCGGAATCGAACACGACGATGCGTGCATTGCGCACGCCGACATATTGATCCGTCGACTGGATCAGCTGTCCGCCCGGTGCAAGCTGCGCGCCCGGAATCGAGCCCGCCGCAACCTCCTCGGGCGTGCGCACGTCGCACAGGAACACGCTGCGGCTTGCATCCGCAATCCAGCCCGCCACCGTTTCGGCCTCGACGTAGCCCACGCCGTGGCATTCGGCGAGCGCTTGCGCCCGGGCCTGCAAAGCGGAGAGATCGGTGCCGGGCGCGATGGGCGGATACTTGCGATCGGCGCCGCGGTCGAGCGGCAGATCGGCGAGATACCAGCCCTGGGTGCCGTTCTCCAGCGCGAAGACCGGGTTCGGCACGCCGAAGTTGCGCAAGGTCTGGGCGCCCAGGATGCTGCGCGTGCGCCCGGCGCAGTTGACGACGATCTTCGTGTTCGGATTGGCGACCATCGCATCGACGCGATAGGGTAGCTCGCCGTTCGGGCAGCAGGTCCCGGTGGGAATGCTCATCTTGCTGTATTCGCTGAAGGGACGCCCGTCGAGCACCACCACGTCGTCGCCTCGCTCGAGCATCGCGTGAAGCTCGGCCACGCTGACCCGCGGCGTTTCGTAGACGTGCTCGACGAGCTCGCCGAACGTCTTGCTCGGCAGGTTCACGCCCTTGTAGATCGGACGCCCGGAAGCCACCCAGGCGCGCGCTCCGCCCGCGAGCACGAACACGTTGTCATAGCCCAGCGCGCGTAACCGCTCGCAGGCGAGCCGCGCAAGCCGGTCTTCGCCGCCGTCGTGCGCGACGATCCGTGTCCCCGGGCGCGGAATGAGCCGGCCTGCGTCGAGCTCCAGTCGGCTGTAGGGTAGCGAAGTGGCGAAGAACAGATGGCCTTCGCCGAACTGACCGGCTTCGCGCACATCGATCAACGCCAGCTCGTCGCCATCGCGCAACCAGCTTGCGAGCGTGATTGCATCGATCGTATCGCTCATGATCCCCTCCCGTTCGTATGCGGCGCGTTGCAGGCGTGTCGCGCGCGCCGCAGCGGCGATTATAGGACGCGTGTCGCCGCTTTGCGGGCAGCGACGGAAGCTCTACCATAGCGCGCAGCAACGGCCGCCTCGGAGGCGGCGCATCAGCATAGCGCGCGCACGCACCGACGAATCGCGTATGAGCGGCCCGCCCGACGCTCCCCTCTCCCCCCGGGAGAGGGGCTGGGGGTGAGGGAAGAGATGCCGCGCCGGTTCGATAGCGCAATCCACCATGCTGGTATCGTGGCGTCTCTTCCTGAGCTTCGGCGTCGCAACCAGCAGCACTCGATACAGAGGAGAACTTGCATGAACGTGCTCATTCAATATTGCAGCGCCTGAGGCTACCTGCCGCACGCCCTCCGGGTGAGGGACGCGCTGCAGGCCAAAGGCGTCTCCGGCATCGACCTTCAGCCGGGAAAGTCCGGCCAGTTCGACATCACCGTCGACGGCGCGCTGAAGTACTCGCGCTACGACACGGGACGATTTCCCTCGGAGCAGGAGATCGATAGACTTATGGGCTCCTGACCCCGTTCGCTTAAGGACCATGCGTCGCTTCGGTTTCGTTGCACGGCGCGACCTCACGCGACGGGCCACCGATCGAACGACAGAGGATCGCCATGGCGTATAAATGCTTGCTCTACGACGTGCAGAACCGGATCGCGACGCTCACCCTGAACCGGCCGGATCGCTTGAACGCGCTCGGCGACTCGCTGCGCGACGACCTGCACGACGCCATCCTGCGCTCGTCGGCCGACCAAGAGGTGCGTGTCCTGGTGATCACCGGCGCCGGGCGCGGATTCTGTTCCGGCGGCGACGTGAAATCCATGAGCGAGCGCGATCGTGCCGGCGGGGCGGCTTCGTTCGAGGACAAGATCGCGCCGAGCCGCGACCGGACCATCCTCGCCATGCGCGATTGCCCCAAACCGATCATCGCGGCGGTGAACGGACCGGCGGCGGGTGCCGGCATGAATCTCGCGCTCGCGTGCGACATGCGGATCGCATCGACCGCCGCCAAGTTCTCGCAGGCGTTCGTCAAGCGCGGCCTGCATCCGGATTGGGGCGGCAGCTATTTCCTGCCGCGGGTGGTCGGCATTGCGAAAGCGTGCGAGCTGATCTTCACCGGCGACGTGATCGATGCCGAGGAGGCGTACAAGCTCGGTATCGTAAATTCGATTGCTGCGCCCGAGGCGCTGATGGCGAAAACCTACGAGCTTGCCGGCAAGATCGCTGCGGGTCCGCCGATCGCGATTCGTCTTGCCAAGCGCGCGATCTACCACAACCAGGAGGTCGACCTGCGCGCCGGGCTGGAATACGAGACCTACGCGCAGAACCTGTGCCGCGAGACCGAGGACTCGAAGGAAGGTGTGAAGGCGTTCATGGAAAAGCGGGCGCCGAACTTTCGCGGTTGCTGAGGCGTGTAGCCGCCGACGCGCGCAAGCGGGCCGAGCGGTCGATCGCTTTCCGGACAGGTTTGTCGCAATCGCTACGCTTGTCTTCCCTCTCCCTTCGGGAGAGGGATCGAGGGTGAGGGAAATTATGCGCTATGCCTACAACTTCCCTCACCCCCAACCCCTCTCCCGGAGGGAGAGGGGAGCTTTGTGTGCCCGCCAGGCGGGCACACGTCGTTAGAACCCGCTCCCGAGCACCCCGCCGATGACGGCCCCGACCGCGGTGGCTGCCGCCCGATTATGGCGGTCGGCGACCTGGTTGCCGATCACCGCGCCGAGGACCGCGCCGCCCACCGTGCCGATCACCGAGCGCTGATCCGAGTGGTACTGCGGCGGGTAAGCGTATCCGGCGTTGTCGTAACCATAGCCATAGTCATAGCCGTAGCCGCTATCGTATCGGGGCTGTTCCACGTACACCGGCCGATCGACGTATACGGGACGTTCGACCACGACCTTGCGCTCCACCACCCGCACCGGCGGGCGGTGGCGCTCGACGATCACCCTGCGCGTCGTGACGCGCCGGCGATCGTCGTCGCGGTGGATCCGCACGCCGCGAGTATCGCCGCCCCGGTCGTACCAGCGATGATCCGCACGGCGATGCCGGTCGCCCCCATCCGCATAGGCCGGCACGACGGCGGCCGAGGCCAACGCGATTCCGACTGC contains:
- a CDS encoding glycine zipper 2TM domain-containing protein, whose product is MRRGFGVKWHASVGELAVSDLPLAPSPPTPLPEGEGSAVRKAACQPLSERSIGKEAAMKLRYIVGAVGIALASAAVVPAYADGGDRHRRADHRWYDRGGDTRGVRIHRDDDRRRVTTRRVIVERHRPPVRVVERKVVVERPVYVDRPVYVEQPRYDSGYGYDYGYGYDNAGYAYPPQYHSDQRSVIGTVGGAVLGAVIGNQVADRHNRAAATAVGAVIGGVLGSGF
- a CDS encoding enoyl-CoA hydratase/isomerase family protein, giving the protein MAYKCLLYDVQNRIATLTLNRPDRLNALGDSLRDDLHDAILRSSADQEVRVLVITGAGRGFCSGGDVKSMSERDRAGGAASFEDKIAPSRDRTILAMRDCPKPIIAAVNGPAAGAGMNLALACDMRIASTAAKFSQAFVKRGLHPDWGGSYFLPRVVGIAKACELIFTGDVIDAEEAYKLGIVNSIAAPEALMAKTYELAGKIAAGPPIAIRLAKRAIYHNQEVDLRAGLEYETYAQNLCRETEDSKEGVKAFMEKRAPNFRGC
- a CDS encoding DUF445 family protein, translated to MNDPLTEEKLARLRGMQRLATALLVAMLVLLALSVAFEDWHPWLKWVQAFAAAATVGAIADWFAVVALFHHPLGLPLPHTAIVPQNKDRIGESLGHFVEHNFLTAENVVRKLEERNLSLEGARWLARPENAEDIAARLCTFIPGMLNALGDEDVKRLFDRAISSQIRKIDVADMASGMLGTLTAGGRHQALLDRALRSMESWLAANEAMLTEKFSAASKYTPRVFDRYVVSKFIAGIIALSHEVAQNPGHDIRRQFDVATEQFIDKLATSPEYRMHAEALKQELLTHLEREKYYQVVWEDIRERLKADVAAEHSLIRGHICEIVRKLGTGLAEDEALQAKLNAWILHTVERSVVRHRHQVSGLITEVVRGWDTREVTQKMELEIGKDLQYIRINGTLVGGLVGLLLHAVTELF
- a CDS encoding TIM barrel protein; this translates as MALLDRIGIDLSRKIRLEEGIELAARHGVRFIDVQLDAGENAMERFDEARASAVRAACQRHRIALGLHTSSAVNVAEYAPVMADAVDRYLHAYLDAYRLLDARWVVIHAGYHFTDDKEVRMQAGLERIRRIVAAAEQSGAILYLENLNKEPQAAEVHYLAHTLEEWRYYYERIDSPSFRLSFTVNHAHLVSEGVDGFVDALDFRRVGEVRLADCFRNGHEVHLLPGQGDLDFGRMFERIEAAGFSGHYTNAFGTLDDMLAARAGLVAIARAAGVSVD
- a CDS encoding FAD-dependent oxidoreductase is translated as MGETSQFDAIVIGGGHNGLTCACYLAQAGLKVGLFERAPEVGGAAITEEFHPGFRNSVAAYTVSLLHPKVIRDLSLDQHGLHIVQRPMANFLPLANGDCLRMGPTDADVRAEVARFSSRDAERLPAYQTMLGRVADTLRSLAVRTPPNVGGGFADLVAGLRTAYELRGLDMPARRDLLDLFTKSAGDLLDAWFEGAPLKACFGFDAIVGNFASPYAPGTAYVLLHHVFGEVNGVRGAWGHAIGGMGAITQAMRREAERLGVAIFTGTPVAKVNVVRDRACGIALDDGREFEARCVISNLNPRLLYLQLLDPALLDADFLRRMRAYKCASATFRMNVALSELPRFECAPQPGPHHGAGIIMAPSLAYMEQAYADARAQGWSRQPVVEMLIPSTLDTSLAPEGRHVASLFCQHFAPQLPDGRDWDAERDRAADLVIDTVTRYAPNFRGSVIARSALSPLDLERRFGLVGGDIFHGALTLDQLWAARPVLGYGAYRGPIAGLYMCGAGTHPGGGVTGLPGMNAAREILRDWRRLKR
- a CDS encoding DUF2889 domain-containing protein, which encodes MPLPKATARKLMHTRSIDCRGYERDDGLWDIEGHLTDMKSYTWKDRGGATALAAGEPAHDMWLRITIDIDMHIHDAVAVTDAGPFAPCGDITPKFAALKGKRIGRGWLKELRDAIGGPNGCTHQWELLGRIATVAYQTTNVARRRRPRQPGEIPFVFNTCHMYTPTSPETLKRWPDLYTGPRARKGQADQTA
- a CDS encoding arylesterase; this encodes MMRLPGSWIGRCAAVLCVLLALAACGGKEPKLPQLGPDDVVLAFGDSLTFGTGARDEESYPDVLAALIKRKVVRAGVPGEVTAQGLRRLSQALDTHRPKIVLLCLGGNDMLRRVNDATIVANLRAMIAAAGSRGTAVVLLGVPRPALFGGSATFYADLADEYGLVYEGEAINTVLRDPGLKSDPIHPNANGYRRIAEAVAALLRQHGAL
- a CDS encoding sulfurtransferase — translated: MSDTIDAITLASWLRDGDELALIDVREAGQFGEGHLFFATSLPYSRLELDAGRLIPRPGTRIVAHDGGEDRLARLACERLRALGYDNVFVLAGGARAWVASGRPIYKGVNLPSKTFGELVEHVYETPRVSVAELHAMLERGDDVVVLDGRPFSEYSKMSIPTGTCCPNGELPYRVDAMVANPNTKIVVNCAGRTRSILGAQTLRNFGVPNPVFALENGTQGWYLADLPLDRGADRKYPPIAPGTDLSALQARAQALAECHGVGYVEAETVAGWIADASRSVFLCDVRTPEEVAAGSIPGAQLAPGGQLIQSTDQYVGVRNARIVVFDSDLVRAPVCASWLAQMGHEVHVLRQGAGARLNVPSGPQPRLPALRSLPPSALLPFLRSGCLLDLRASAAYRKSHVEGAVWSIRPVAAYFAAADKPIALLADDARVAQLAAIDLLDAGATDVRVVEGGLSACEVAGLAMLATPDQPADSERIDFLFFVHDRHEGNKAAARAYLEWETGLLGQLDQHERASFRLPASTHC